Proteins encoded by one window of Dreissena polymorpha isolate Duluth1 chromosome 11, UMN_Dpol_1.0, whole genome shotgun sequence:
- the LOC127851367 gene encoding uncharacterized protein LOC127851367, whose amino-acid sequence MAEGGIGYTDSETGSVPGLSSLYSRHSRNYVECVSTEISTIMTRLGYGEEMRRWRVAKYRELDRMYNKILCDVCTLFTAGSKAEGLTRFLESDIDIMTVANSALCVEAGINLHTIQDDIALFRMDTRVYPGHCKLFLERQGSRRCIEFEKAFCDNGYGDVLLSSSLYLDEISTIWSLFPQFREGMVDAERAGPSLPHTSGGVVHMDKVRALRCSCPSILDRWASRPRHWPSPVIVQKVVSLGAYVTPVGFKGSEFKHMEWRICFNTGETELVNNLNDTQAKVYVILKMILKDKLKPNNKEITSYVLKNIVLWQAERNPQLQFHARSLCHWLHDGLRELSTAIVKKHLPYYMIPERNLLEACGMNDVLQRKWVAGITDMLEDFPRVVLRLPKIRKAIVGSPEPMLWFSSGRMELEMLNLEWFIRKQECLFKTRDINYSDFTVQAIERRIAQIITEMQLHMLLDGSSIIQRSDIFKRMLM is encoded by the exons ATGGCAGAAGGAGGCATCGGGTATACAGattcagagactggaagcgttcccgGACTcagcagtctgtacagtcgtcactcccGG aATTATGTCGAATGCGTGTCCACGGAGATCAGTACTATAATGACCCGCCTGGGGTATGGCGAAGAGATGAGACGGTGGCGGGTTGCGAAGTACAGGGAGTTAGATAGGATGTACAATAAAATACTCTGTGATGTATGTACTTTGTTCACAGCTGGCAGCAAGGCAGAGGGGCTGACAAGATTCTTAGAAAGCGACATTGACATTATGACGGTTGCGAACAGTGCCCTTTGTGTGGAAGCCGGTATCAATCTTCACACTATACAAGACGACATAGCTCTGTTTAGGATGGATACACGTGTATATCCAGGACACTGTAAACTGTTTCTAGAGAGACAAGGGTCTAGACGTTGCATAGAATTTGAAAAGGCTTTTTGTGATAATGGATATGGAGACGTTCTTTTAAGTAGTAGTTTATATCTAGACGAAATATCGACAATTTGGTCTTTATTTCCACAGTTTCGGGAAGGAATGGTGGATGCCGAACGTGCGGGGCCGTCATTACCACATACTTCAGGTGGGGTAGTGCATATGGACAAAGTGCGCGCACTACGCTGTTCATGCCCCAGCATATTGGACAGATGGGCTTCCAGACCCCGTCATTGGCCGTCACCAGTCATAGTTCAAAAAGTCGTATCATTAGGGGCCTATGTAACCCCAGTAGGTTTTAAGGGAAGCGAATTCAAACACATGGAGTGGAGGATTTGTTTCAACACTGGTGAGACAGAACTTGTGAACAACCTTAATGACACTCAAGCAAAagtgtatgttatacttaaaatgATCCTCAAAGATAAACTAAaaccaaataataaagaaattacATCATACGTTCTGAAGAACATAGTATTATGGCAAGCTGAACGTAATCCCCAGTTACAATTTCATGCTCGAAGTTTGTGTCACTGGCTACATGACGGTCTGAGAGAACTAAGTACTGCTATTGTAAAAAAACATCTACCGTATTACATGATTCCTGAACGAAATTTACTGGAAGCATGTGGTATGAATGATGTTTTGCAGCGAAAATGGGTTGCAGGTATCACGGACATGCTAGAAGATTTTCCCAGGGTAGTACTGAGATTGCCGAAGATACGAAAGGCCATTGTCGGCTCACCAGAGCCTATGTTGTGGTTCAGCAGTGGAAGGATGGAGCTGGAGATGCTGAACCTGGAGTGGTTTATTAGAAAACAGGAATGTTTGTTTAAAACTAGGGATATCAACTACTCAGATTTCACTGTACAGGCGATAGAGAGACGCATAGCACAGATAATTACAGAGATGCAACTACACATGCTCCTGGATGGCAGTTCCATAATTCAGAGGTCGGATATTTTCAAAAGAATGTTAATGTAA